One part of the Denticeps clupeoides chromosome 16, fDenClu1.1, whole genome shotgun sequence genome encodes these proteins:
- the lmnl3 gene encoding lamin L3 isoform X4, whose amino-acid sequence MASATSTPVASAGRATRATRRSTAGASPSSGASPTRISRMQEKEELRHLNDRLAAYIERVRQLENDKSSLQLLLEEKEESSGREAANIRRIYDAELADARKSLDSIANERARLQIELSQLLEDHRKLQARNSKKEVELNTALGHWRQLEAALNSKEAEYSNLLAGNRRQENEIADLRAQTSNVSLSPTPHQSPRFFLLCLERGRPGSSHDFLSFVRIASQLESALQNAKAQLNAEMLQRVDAQNQIHTLQEQIDFQRHITEQVRDTFFFLFSVWRSCTASVGISTAQEVKELRSRHESRLVEVDSGRQKEFESKLAEAMQQLRKDHEGQIQQYKEELERTFVAKLENAQQAATKNSDFASSIREELAGARLRLESQTAELNHLQKQNTALEGRVRELERMLDREREVAQQRLTRKDQEMADMREQMQAQLEDYQNLLDVKLTLDMEINAYRKMLEGEEQRLKLSPSPSERANVPRTHAQGTRRLKGKKRKHEGSSGLSPCYKVSQHSSARGNVSIDEIDLEGRYITIKNNSELDQPLGGWIIRKSHPSLEEVIYQVPSGYVLRAGHTLTIWAAGAVVEPVPPGDLLLKSHQSWGAVNDVRVTLFTPQEEEAAERRLVCVQKGAEGDSDVDYDEEFVTGGDIHLRRQGAQGANEASCAVM is encoded by the exons ATGGCCTCTGCGACGTCCACGCCGGTCGCCTCCGCCGGCCGCGCGACGCGCGCCACCCGGCGCAGCACCGCCGGCGCGTCCCCGTCCTCCGGCGCCAGCCCGACCCGCATCAGCCGCatgcaggagaaggaggagctcCGGCATCTCAACGACCGCCTGGCCGCCTACATAGAGCGCGTCCGGCAGCTGGAGAACGACAAGTcgtccctgcagctgctgctggaggagaaaGAGGAGTCGAGCGGCCGGGAAGCCGCCAACATCCGCCGGATCTACGACGCCGAGCTGGCCGACGCCAGAAAGTCGCTGGACTCCATAGCCAACGAGCGGGCCCGGCTGCAGATAGAGCTCAGCCAGCTCCTGGAGGACCACAGGAAGCTGCAGGCCAG GAATTCTAAAAAGGAGGTTGAGCTGAACACCGCCCTCGGACACTGGCGGCAGCTGGAAGCCGCCCTCAACTCCAAGGAGGCCGAATACAGCAACTTGCTAGCAGGGAACAGAAGGCAGGAAAATGAAATTGCTGACCTCAGGGCCCAAACGTCCAACGTAAGCCTGAGCCCTACCCCGCATCAGAgtccacgtttttttttattgtgtctaGAACGTGGAAGGCCAGGCTCTTCTCAtgattttttgtcttttgtgcgCATTGCTTCTCAGCTCGAGTCAGCATTGCAAAACGCCAAGGCCCAGCTTAACGCGGAGATGCTACAGCGGGTGGACGCTCAGAACCAGATCCATACGCTGCAGGAGCAGATAGACTTTCAGAGGCACATCACTGAGCAGGTACgagacacgtttttttttttattctccgtATGGAGAAGTTGCACGGCGAGCGTTGGCATCTCGACTGCGCAGGAGGTGAAAGAGCTGAGGAGCCGCCACGAGAGCAGGCTGGTGGAGGTGGACTCGGGCAGGCAGAAGGAGTTCGAGAGCAAGCTGGCCGAGGCCATGCAGCAGCTCCGCAAGGACCACGAAGGGCAAATCCAGCAGTACAAGGAGGAGCTGGAGCGCACCTTTGTCGCCAAG TTGGAGAACGCCCAACAGGCAGCCACAAAGAACAGCGACTTCGCCTCGTCCATCAGGGAGGAGTTGGCGGGGGCCCGGCTCAGACTGGAGTCTCAGACCGCTGAACTCAACCACCTTCAGAAACAG AACACTGCCCTGGAGGGTAGGGTGCGGGAGCTGGAGCGCATGCTGGACCGCGAGAGAGAGGTGGCCCAGCAGCGGCTCACCCGTAAGGACCAAGAGATGGCAGACATGCGGGAGCAGATGCAGGCCCAGCTGGAAGATTACCAGAACCTGCTGGACGTGAAGCTCACCCTGGACATGGAGATCAACGCCTACAGGAAGATGCTGGAGGGAGAAGAGCAAAG GTTGAAGTTGTCCCCGAGCCCGTCAGAGCGAGCTAATGTCCCCAGAACACACGCTCAAGGAACCCGGAGGCTCAAAGGCAAGAAAAGGAAACATGAGGGTTCCAGTGGGCTCTCTCCCTGTTACAAGGTATCCCAGCATTCCTCTGCACGAGGCAACGTATCGATTGATGAGATCGATCTGGAGGGGCGTTATATCACGATCAAGAATAACTCTGAGCTG GACCAGCCTTTAGGTGGGTGGATTATAAGGAAAAGTCACCCATCTTTGGAAGAGGTCATCTACCAGGTCCCGTCAGGCTATGTACTTAGAGCAGGACACACCCTGACT ATTTGGGCAGCGGGAGCGGTTGTGGAGCCTGTGCCTCCGGGCGATTTGCTCTTGAAGAGCCATCAGAGCTGGGGAGCTGTGAATGACGTGCGCGTGACCCTGTTCACCCCCCAGGAGGAG GAAGCTGCCGAGCgcaggcttgtgtgtgtgcagaaagggGCTGAAGGAGACTCTGACGTGGATTACGACGAGGAGTTCGTCACGGGCGGTGACATCCACCTTCGACGACAG GGAGCCCAAGGAGCCAATGAGGCTAGCTGTGCAGTCATgtaa
- the lmnl3 gene encoding lamin L3 isoform X1 codes for MASATSTPVASAGRATRATRRSTAGASPSSGASPTRISRMQEKEELRHLNDRLAAYIERVRQLENDKSSLQLLLEEKEESSGREAANIRRIYDAELADARKSLDSIANERARLQIELSQLLEDHRKLQARNSKKEVELNTALGHWRQLEAALNSKEAEYSNLLAGNRRQENEIADLRAQTSNVSLSPTPHQSPRFFLLCLERGRPGSSHDFLSFVRIASQLESALQNAKAQLNAEMLQRVDAQNQIHTLQEQIDFQRHITEQVRDTFFFLFSVWRSCTASVGISTAQEVKELRSRHESRLVEVDSGRQKEFESKLAEAMQQLRKDHEGQIQQYKEELERTFVAKLENAQQAATKNSDFASSIREELAGARLRLESQTAELNHLQKQNTALEGRVRELERMLDREREVAQQRLTRKDQEMADMREQMQAQLEDYQNLLDVKLTLDMEINAYRKMLEGEEQRLKLSPSPSERANVPRTHAQGTRRLKGKKRKHEGSSGLSPCYKVSQHSSARGNVSIDEIDLEGRYITIKNNSELDQPLGGWIIRKSHPSLEEVIYQVPSGYVLRAGHTLTIWAAGAVVEPVPPGDLLLKSHQSWGAVNDVRVTLFTPQEEEAAERRLVCVQKGAEGDSDVDYDEEFVTGGDIHLRRQVSASSPPNVLKLNKYSATRIAVAFHKHRFLYVVSKPKRKKKEKCCLIF; via the exons ATGGCCTCTGCGACGTCCACGCCGGTCGCCTCCGCCGGCCGCGCGACGCGCGCCACCCGGCGCAGCACCGCCGGCGCGTCCCCGTCCTCCGGCGCCAGCCCGACCCGCATCAGCCGCatgcaggagaaggaggagctcCGGCATCTCAACGACCGCCTGGCCGCCTACATAGAGCGCGTCCGGCAGCTGGAGAACGACAAGTcgtccctgcagctgctgctggaggagaaaGAGGAGTCGAGCGGCCGGGAAGCCGCCAACATCCGCCGGATCTACGACGCCGAGCTGGCCGACGCCAGAAAGTCGCTGGACTCCATAGCCAACGAGCGGGCCCGGCTGCAGATAGAGCTCAGCCAGCTCCTGGAGGACCACAGGAAGCTGCAGGCCAG GAATTCTAAAAAGGAGGTTGAGCTGAACACCGCCCTCGGACACTGGCGGCAGCTGGAAGCCGCCCTCAACTCCAAGGAGGCCGAATACAGCAACTTGCTAGCAGGGAACAGAAGGCAGGAAAATGAAATTGCTGACCTCAGGGCCCAAACGTCCAACGTAAGCCTGAGCCCTACCCCGCATCAGAgtccacgtttttttttattgtgtctaGAACGTGGAAGGCCAGGCTCTTCTCAtgattttttgtcttttgtgcgCATTGCTTCTCAGCTCGAGTCAGCATTGCAAAACGCCAAGGCCCAGCTTAACGCGGAGATGCTACAGCGGGTGGACGCTCAGAACCAGATCCATACGCTGCAGGAGCAGATAGACTTTCAGAGGCACATCACTGAGCAGGTACgagacacgtttttttttttattctccgtATGGAGAAGTTGCACGGCGAGCGTTGGCATCTCGACTGCGCAGGAGGTGAAAGAGCTGAGGAGCCGCCACGAGAGCAGGCTGGTGGAGGTGGACTCGGGCAGGCAGAAGGAGTTCGAGAGCAAGCTGGCCGAGGCCATGCAGCAGCTCCGCAAGGACCACGAAGGGCAAATCCAGCAGTACAAGGAGGAGCTGGAGCGCACCTTTGTCGCCAAG TTGGAGAACGCCCAACAGGCAGCCACAAAGAACAGCGACTTCGCCTCGTCCATCAGGGAGGAGTTGGCGGGGGCCCGGCTCAGACTGGAGTCTCAGACCGCTGAACTCAACCACCTTCAGAAACAG AACACTGCCCTGGAGGGTAGGGTGCGGGAGCTGGAGCGCATGCTGGACCGCGAGAGAGAGGTGGCCCAGCAGCGGCTCACCCGTAAGGACCAAGAGATGGCAGACATGCGGGAGCAGATGCAGGCCCAGCTGGAAGATTACCAGAACCTGCTGGACGTGAAGCTCACCCTGGACATGGAGATCAACGCCTACAGGAAGATGCTGGAGGGAGAAGAGCAAAG GTTGAAGTTGTCCCCGAGCCCGTCAGAGCGAGCTAATGTCCCCAGAACACACGCTCAAGGAACCCGGAGGCTCAAAGGCAAGAAAAGGAAACATGAGGGTTCCAGTGGGCTCTCTCCCTGTTACAAGGTATCCCAGCATTCCTCTGCACGAGGCAACGTATCGATTGATGAGATCGATCTGGAGGGGCGTTATATCACGATCAAGAATAACTCTGAGCTG GACCAGCCTTTAGGTGGGTGGATTATAAGGAAAAGTCACCCATCTTTGGAAGAGGTCATCTACCAGGTCCCGTCAGGCTATGTACTTAGAGCAGGACACACCCTGACT ATTTGGGCAGCGGGAGCGGTTGTGGAGCCTGTGCCTCCGGGCGATTTGCTCTTGAAGAGCCATCAGAGCTGGGGAGCTGTGAATGACGTGCGCGTGACCCTGTTCACCCCCCAGGAGGAG GAAGCTGCCGAGCgcaggcttgtgtgtgtgcagaaagggGCTGAAGGAGACTCTGACGTGGATTACGACGAGGAGTTCGTCACGGGCGGTGACATCCACCTTCGACGACAGGTAAGCGCAAGTTCCCCCCCAAACGTCTTGAAACTCAATAAATATTCTGCTACTCGAATCGCGGTGGCATTTCACAAACACCGTTTTCTATATGTTGTTTCTAAGccgaaaagaaagaaaaaggaaaagtgtTGTCTGATTTTCTGA
- the lmnl3 gene encoding lamin L3 isoform X3, which yields MASATSTPVASAGRATRATRRSTAGASPSSGASPTRISRMQEKEELRHLNDRLAAYIERVRQLENDKSSLQLLLEEKEESSGREAANIRRIYDAELADARKSLDSIANERARLQIELSQLLEDHRKLQARNSKKEVELNTALGHWRQLEAALNSKEAEYSNLLAGNRRQENEIADLRAQTSNVSLSPTPHQSPRFFLLCLERGRPGSSHDFLSFVRIASQLESALQNAKAQLNAEMLQRVDAQNQIHTLQEQIDFQRHITEQVRDTFFFLFSVWRSCTASVGISTAQEVKELRSRHESRLVEVDSGRQKEFESKLAEAMQQLRKDHEGQIQQYKEELERTFVAKLENAQQAATKNSDFASSIREELAGARLRLESQTAELNHLQKQNTALEGRVRELERMLDREREVAQQRLTRKDQEMADMREQMQAQLEDYQNLLDVKLTLDMEINAYRKMLEGEEQRLKLSPSPSERANVPRTHAQGTRRLKGKKRKHEGSSGLSPCYKVSQHSSARGNVSIDEIDLEGRYITIKNNSELDQPLGGWIIRKSHPSLEEVIYQVPSGYVLRAGHTLTIWAAGAVVEPVPPGDLLLKSHQSWGAVNDVRVTLFTPQEEEAAERRLVCVQKGAEGDSDVDYDEEFVTGGDIHLRRQPKRKKKEKCCLIF from the exons ATGGCCTCTGCGACGTCCACGCCGGTCGCCTCCGCCGGCCGCGCGACGCGCGCCACCCGGCGCAGCACCGCCGGCGCGTCCCCGTCCTCCGGCGCCAGCCCGACCCGCATCAGCCGCatgcaggagaaggaggagctcCGGCATCTCAACGACCGCCTGGCCGCCTACATAGAGCGCGTCCGGCAGCTGGAGAACGACAAGTcgtccctgcagctgctgctggaggagaaaGAGGAGTCGAGCGGCCGGGAAGCCGCCAACATCCGCCGGATCTACGACGCCGAGCTGGCCGACGCCAGAAAGTCGCTGGACTCCATAGCCAACGAGCGGGCCCGGCTGCAGATAGAGCTCAGCCAGCTCCTGGAGGACCACAGGAAGCTGCAGGCCAG GAATTCTAAAAAGGAGGTTGAGCTGAACACCGCCCTCGGACACTGGCGGCAGCTGGAAGCCGCCCTCAACTCCAAGGAGGCCGAATACAGCAACTTGCTAGCAGGGAACAGAAGGCAGGAAAATGAAATTGCTGACCTCAGGGCCCAAACGTCCAACGTAAGCCTGAGCCCTACCCCGCATCAGAgtccacgtttttttttattgtgtctaGAACGTGGAAGGCCAGGCTCTTCTCAtgattttttgtcttttgtgcgCATTGCTTCTCAGCTCGAGTCAGCATTGCAAAACGCCAAGGCCCAGCTTAACGCGGAGATGCTACAGCGGGTGGACGCTCAGAACCAGATCCATACGCTGCAGGAGCAGATAGACTTTCAGAGGCACATCACTGAGCAGGTACgagacacgtttttttttttattctccgtATGGAGAAGTTGCACGGCGAGCGTTGGCATCTCGACTGCGCAGGAGGTGAAAGAGCTGAGGAGCCGCCACGAGAGCAGGCTGGTGGAGGTGGACTCGGGCAGGCAGAAGGAGTTCGAGAGCAAGCTGGCCGAGGCCATGCAGCAGCTCCGCAAGGACCACGAAGGGCAAATCCAGCAGTACAAGGAGGAGCTGGAGCGCACCTTTGTCGCCAAG TTGGAGAACGCCCAACAGGCAGCCACAAAGAACAGCGACTTCGCCTCGTCCATCAGGGAGGAGTTGGCGGGGGCCCGGCTCAGACTGGAGTCTCAGACCGCTGAACTCAACCACCTTCAGAAACAG AACACTGCCCTGGAGGGTAGGGTGCGGGAGCTGGAGCGCATGCTGGACCGCGAGAGAGAGGTGGCCCAGCAGCGGCTCACCCGTAAGGACCAAGAGATGGCAGACATGCGGGAGCAGATGCAGGCCCAGCTGGAAGATTACCAGAACCTGCTGGACGTGAAGCTCACCCTGGACATGGAGATCAACGCCTACAGGAAGATGCTGGAGGGAGAAGAGCAAAG GTTGAAGTTGTCCCCGAGCCCGTCAGAGCGAGCTAATGTCCCCAGAACACACGCTCAAGGAACCCGGAGGCTCAAAGGCAAGAAAAGGAAACATGAGGGTTCCAGTGGGCTCTCTCCCTGTTACAAGGTATCCCAGCATTCCTCTGCACGAGGCAACGTATCGATTGATGAGATCGATCTGGAGGGGCGTTATATCACGATCAAGAATAACTCTGAGCTG GACCAGCCTTTAGGTGGGTGGATTATAAGGAAAAGTCACCCATCTTTGGAAGAGGTCATCTACCAGGTCCCGTCAGGCTATGTACTTAGAGCAGGACACACCCTGACT ATTTGGGCAGCGGGAGCGGTTGTGGAGCCTGTGCCTCCGGGCGATTTGCTCTTGAAGAGCCATCAGAGCTGGGGAGCTGTGAATGACGTGCGCGTGACCCTGTTCACCCCCCAGGAGGAG GAAGCTGCCGAGCgcaggcttgtgtgtgtgcagaaagggGCTGAAGGAGACTCTGACGTGGATTACGACGAGGAGTTCGTCACGGGCGGTGACATCCACCTTCGACGACAG ccgaaaagaaagaaaaaggaaaagtgtTGTCTGATTTTCTGA
- the lmnl3 gene encoding lamin L3 isoform X5, which produces MASATSTPVASAGRATRATRRSTAGASPSSGASPTRISRMQEKEELRHLNDRLAAYIERVRQLENDKSSLQLLLEEKEESSGREAANIRRIYDAELADARKSLDSIANERARLQIELSQLLEDHRKLQARNSKKEVELNTALGHWRQLEAALNSKEAEYSNLLAGNRRQENEIADLRAQTSNLESALQNAKAQLNAEMLQRVDAQNQIHTLQEQIDFQRHITEQVRDTFFFLFSVWRSCTASVGISTAQEVKELRSRHESRLVEVDSGRQKEFESKLAEAMQQLRKDHEGQIQQYKEELERTFVAKLENAQQAATKNSDFASSIREELAGARLRLESQTAELNHLQKQNTALEGRVRELERMLDREREVAQQRLTRKDQEMADMREQMQAQLEDYQNLLDVKLTLDMEINAYRKMLEGEEQRLKLSPSPSERANVPRTHAQGTRRLKGKKRKHEGSSGLSPCYKVSQHSSARGNVSIDEIDLEGRYITIKNNSELDQPLGGWIIRKSHPSLEEVIYQVPSGYVLRAGHTLTIWAAGAVVEPVPPGDLLLKSHQSWGAVNDVRVTLFTPQEEEAAERRLVCVQKGAEGDSDVDYDEEFVTGGDIHLRRQVSASSPPNVLKLNKYSATRIAVAFHKHRFLYVVSKPKRKKKEKCCLIF; this is translated from the exons ATGGCCTCTGCGACGTCCACGCCGGTCGCCTCCGCCGGCCGCGCGACGCGCGCCACCCGGCGCAGCACCGCCGGCGCGTCCCCGTCCTCCGGCGCCAGCCCGACCCGCATCAGCCGCatgcaggagaaggaggagctcCGGCATCTCAACGACCGCCTGGCCGCCTACATAGAGCGCGTCCGGCAGCTGGAGAACGACAAGTcgtccctgcagctgctgctggaggagaaaGAGGAGTCGAGCGGCCGGGAAGCCGCCAACATCCGCCGGATCTACGACGCCGAGCTGGCCGACGCCAGAAAGTCGCTGGACTCCATAGCCAACGAGCGGGCCCGGCTGCAGATAGAGCTCAGCCAGCTCCTGGAGGACCACAGGAAGCTGCAGGCCAG GAATTCTAAAAAGGAGGTTGAGCTGAACACCGCCCTCGGACACTGGCGGCAGCTGGAAGCCGCCCTCAACTCCAAGGAGGCCGAATACAGCAACTTGCTAGCAGGGAACAGAAGGCAGGAAAATGAAATTGCTGACCTCAGGGCCCAAACGTCCAAC CTCGAGTCAGCATTGCAAAACGCCAAGGCCCAGCTTAACGCGGAGATGCTACAGCGGGTGGACGCTCAGAACCAGATCCATACGCTGCAGGAGCAGATAGACTTTCAGAGGCACATCACTGAGCAGGTACgagacacgtttttttttttattctccgtATGGAGAAGTTGCACGGCGAGCGTTGGCATCTCGACTGCGCAGGAGGTGAAAGAGCTGAGGAGCCGCCACGAGAGCAGGCTGGTGGAGGTGGACTCGGGCAGGCAGAAGGAGTTCGAGAGCAAGCTGGCCGAGGCCATGCAGCAGCTCCGCAAGGACCACGAAGGGCAAATCCAGCAGTACAAGGAGGAGCTGGAGCGCACCTTTGTCGCCAAG TTGGAGAACGCCCAACAGGCAGCCACAAAGAACAGCGACTTCGCCTCGTCCATCAGGGAGGAGTTGGCGGGGGCCCGGCTCAGACTGGAGTCTCAGACCGCTGAACTCAACCACCTTCAGAAACAG AACACTGCCCTGGAGGGTAGGGTGCGGGAGCTGGAGCGCATGCTGGACCGCGAGAGAGAGGTGGCCCAGCAGCGGCTCACCCGTAAGGACCAAGAGATGGCAGACATGCGGGAGCAGATGCAGGCCCAGCTGGAAGATTACCAGAACCTGCTGGACGTGAAGCTCACCCTGGACATGGAGATCAACGCCTACAGGAAGATGCTGGAGGGAGAAGAGCAAAG GTTGAAGTTGTCCCCGAGCCCGTCAGAGCGAGCTAATGTCCCCAGAACACACGCTCAAGGAACCCGGAGGCTCAAAGGCAAGAAAAGGAAACATGAGGGTTCCAGTGGGCTCTCTCCCTGTTACAAGGTATCCCAGCATTCCTCTGCACGAGGCAACGTATCGATTGATGAGATCGATCTGGAGGGGCGTTATATCACGATCAAGAATAACTCTGAGCTG GACCAGCCTTTAGGTGGGTGGATTATAAGGAAAAGTCACCCATCTTTGGAAGAGGTCATCTACCAGGTCCCGTCAGGCTATGTACTTAGAGCAGGACACACCCTGACT ATTTGGGCAGCGGGAGCGGTTGTGGAGCCTGTGCCTCCGGGCGATTTGCTCTTGAAGAGCCATCAGAGCTGGGGAGCTGTGAATGACGTGCGCGTGACCCTGTTCACCCCCCAGGAGGAG GAAGCTGCCGAGCgcaggcttgtgtgtgtgcagaaagggGCTGAAGGAGACTCTGACGTGGATTACGACGAGGAGTTCGTCACGGGCGGTGACATCCACCTTCGACGACAGGTAAGCGCAAGTTCCCCCCCAAACGTCTTGAAACTCAATAAATATTCTGCTACTCGAATCGCGGTGGCATTTCACAAACACCGTTTTCTATATGTTGTTTCTAAGccgaaaagaaagaaaaaggaaaagtgtTGTCTGATTTTCTGA
- the lmnl3 gene encoding lamin L3 isoform X2 yields MASATSTPVASAGRATRATRRSTAGASPSSGASPTRISRMQEKEELRHLNDRLAAYIERVRQLENDKSSLQLLLEEKEESSGREAANIRRIYDAELADARKSLDSIANERARLQIELSQLLEDHRKLQARNSKKEVELNTALGHWRQLEAALNSKEAEYSNLLAGNRRQENEIADLRAQTSNVSLSPTPHQSPRFFLLCLERGRPGSSHDFLSFVRIASQLESALQNAKAQLNAEMLQRVDAQNQIHTLQEQIDFQRHITEQEVKELRSRHESRLVEVDSGRQKEFESKLAEAMQQLRKDHEGQIQQYKEELERTFVAKLENAQQAATKNSDFASSIREELAGARLRLESQTAELNHLQKQNTALEGRVRELERMLDREREVAQQRLTRKDQEMADMREQMQAQLEDYQNLLDVKLTLDMEINAYRKMLEGEEQRLKLSPSPSERANVPRTHAQGTRRLKGKKRKHEGSSGLSPCYKVSQHSSARGNVSIDEIDLEGRYITIKNNSELDQPLGGWIIRKSHPSLEEVIYQVPSGYVLRAGHTLTIWAAGAVVEPVPPGDLLLKSHQSWGAVNDVRVTLFTPQEEEAAERRLVCVQKGAEGDSDVDYDEEFVTGGDIHLRRQVSASSPPNVLKLNKYSATRIAVAFHKHRFLYVVSKPKRKKKEKCCLIF; encoded by the exons ATGGCCTCTGCGACGTCCACGCCGGTCGCCTCCGCCGGCCGCGCGACGCGCGCCACCCGGCGCAGCACCGCCGGCGCGTCCCCGTCCTCCGGCGCCAGCCCGACCCGCATCAGCCGCatgcaggagaaggaggagctcCGGCATCTCAACGACCGCCTGGCCGCCTACATAGAGCGCGTCCGGCAGCTGGAGAACGACAAGTcgtccctgcagctgctgctggaggagaaaGAGGAGTCGAGCGGCCGGGAAGCCGCCAACATCCGCCGGATCTACGACGCCGAGCTGGCCGACGCCAGAAAGTCGCTGGACTCCATAGCCAACGAGCGGGCCCGGCTGCAGATAGAGCTCAGCCAGCTCCTGGAGGACCACAGGAAGCTGCAGGCCAG GAATTCTAAAAAGGAGGTTGAGCTGAACACCGCCCTCGGACACTGGCGGCAGCTGGAAGCCGCCCTCAACTCCAAGGAGGCCGAATACAGCAACTTGCTAGCAGGGAACAGAAGGCAGGAAAATGAAATTGCTGACCTCAGGGCCCAAACGTCCAACGTAAGCCTGAGCCCTACCCCGCATCAGAgtccacgtttttttttattgtgtctaGAACGTGGAAGGCCAGGCTCTTCTCAtgattttttgtcttttgtgcgCATTGCTTCTCAGCTCGAGTCAGCATTGCAAAACGCCAAGGCCCAGCTTAACGCGGAGATGCTACAGCGGGTGGACGCTCAGAACCAGATCCATACGCTGCAGGAGCAGATAGACTTTCAGAGGCACATCACTGAGCAG GAGGTGAAAGAGCTGAGGAGCCGCCACGAGAGCAGGCTGGTGGAGGTGGACTCGGGCAGGCAGAAGGAGTTCGAGAGCAAGCTGGCCGAGGCCATGCAGCAGCTCCGCAAGGACCACGAAGGGCAAATCCAGCAGTACAAGGAGGAGCTGGAGCGCACCTTTGTCGCCAAG TTGGAGAACGCCCAACAGGCAGCCACAAAGAACAGCGACTTCGCCTCGTCCATCAGGGAGGAGTTGGCGGGGGCCCGGCTCAGACTGGAGTCTCAGACCGCTGAACTCAACCACCTTCAGAAACAG AACACTGCCCTGGAGGGTAGGGTGCGGGAGCTGGAGCGCATGCTGGACCGCGAGAGAGAGGTGGCCCAGCAGCGGCTCACCCGTAAGGACCAAGAGATGGCAGACATGCGGGAGCAGATGCAGGCCCAGCTGGAAGATTACCAGAACCTGCTGGACGTGAAGCTCACCCTGGACATGGAGATCAACGCCTACAGGAAGATGCTGGAGGGAGAAGAGCAAAG GTTGAAGTTGTCCCCGAGCCCGTCAGAGCGAGCTAATGTCCCCAGAACACACGCTCAAGGAACCCGGAGGCTCAAAGGCAAGAAAAGGAAACATGAGGGTTCCAGTGGGCTCTCTCCCTGTTACAAGGTATCCCAGCATTCCTCTGCACGAGGCAACGTATCGATTGATGAGATCGATCTGGAGGGGCGTTATATCACGATCAAGAATAACTCTGAGCTG GACCAGCCTTTAGGTGGGTGGATTATAAGGAAAAGTCACCCATCTTTGGAAGAGGTCATCTACCAGGTCCCGTCAGGCTATGTACTTAGAGCAGGACACACCCTGACT ATTTGGGCAGCGGGAGCGGTTGTGGAGCCTGTGCCTCCGGGCGATTTGCTCTTGAAGAGCCATCAGAGCTGGGGAGCTGTGAATGACGTGCGCGTGACCCTGTTCACCCCCCAGGAGGAG GAAGCTGCCGAGCgcaggcttgtgtgtgtgcagaaagggGCTGAAGGAGACTCTGACGTGGATTACGACGAGGAGTTCGTCACGGGCGGTGACATCCACCTTCGACGACAGGTAAGCGCAAGTTCCCCCCCAAACGTCTTGAAACTCAATAAATATTCTGCTACTCGAATCGCGGTGGCATTTCACAAACACCGTTTTCTATATGTTGTTTCTAAGccgaaaagaaagaaaaaggaaaagtgtTGTCTGATTTTCTGA